A stretch of Bradyrhizobium sp. AZCC 2262 DNA encodes these proteins:
- a CDS encoding SDR family oxidoreductase — translation MGLLDGKVAIITGAGGGLGEAYAKLFAREGAAVVVNDLGGPRDGSGADVSMAQKVVNAIKEEGGRAVANGSDISTIAGGQSVFDDAIKNFGRADILVNNAGILLDETFAKAKEANWDRVIRVHLKGTFCCTQPVFKWMRENGGGVIVNTSSTSGLIGNFGQTNYGAAKGGIWGLSNVLAIEGRKYNIRIWTLAPGALTRMTADLPRYKENPGAALGPDGIAPAVLYMVSDLSGDQTGKVLGVSGPRGVRELRMMEMEGWTPPFTGWKAEDIVTHAKEIFFSEEDIKKSARRFK, via the coding sequence ATGGGATTACTCGACGGCAAGGTTGCCATCATCACCGGCGCAGGCGGCGGGCTCGGTGAGGCCTACGCAAAGCTGTTCGCGCGCGAGGGCGCGGCGGTCGTGGTCAATGATCTCGGCGGTCCCCGCGACGGTTCCGGCGCCGACGTGTCGATGGCGCAGAAAGTGGTCAACGCGATCAAGGAAGAGGGCGGCCGTGCCGTCGCCAACGGTTCCGACATTTCGACCATCGCCGGCGGGCAGTCGGTATTCGACGACGCCATCAAGAATTTCGGCCGCGCCGATATTCTGGTGAACAACGCCGGCATCCTGCTCGACGAGACTTTTGCCAAGGCCAAGGAAGCCAACTGGGACAGGGTGATCAGGGTGCACCTCAAAGGCACCTTCTGCTGCACCCAGCCGGTGTTCAAATGGATGCGCGAGAACGGCGGCGGCGTCATCGTCAACACCTCCTCGACCTCGGGCCTGATCGGCAATTTCGGCCAGACCAATTATGGCGCCGCCAAGGGCGGTATCTGGGGACTGTCGAACGTGCTGGCGATCGAGGGCCGCAAATACAACATCCGGATCTGGACGCTGGCCCCGGGCGCGCTGACCCGCATGACCGCCGACCTGCCGCGCTATAAGGAGAACCCCGGCGCGGCGCTGGGCCCGGACGGCATCGCGCCGGCCGTGCTATACATGGTCAGCGACTTGTCGGGCGACCAGACCGGCAAGGTGCTCGGCGTCTCCGGCCCCCGTGGGGTCCGCGAGCTGCGGATGATGGAAATGGAAGGCTGGACGCCGCCGTTTACGGGGTGGAAGGCCGAGGATATCGTGACCCACGCCAAGGAAATCTTCTTCTCCGAGGAGGATATCAAGAAGTCGGCGCGGCGATTTAAGTGA